TGGCCCGAAGAGATGCCCGCCCCGCTGCCGGCTCGGCACGAGGGTTGTTCCGGTCGGGAGGCGGGCGAAAGATCGGATCCGCCGCTCATGCGGCCTGGGCGATACCCTCCATCCAGCCGCGCACGCGCTGGAAGCCAAGTTCGACCAGGTTGAGGTAATGCCGGTTGGATACCGGTCGCTGCCCGCTGTTGGCCAGCAGCAGATTCGCCGTTTCGAATCGTTCGACCTTGCGTCGGCCACGGCCGCAGTAGTAGCCGCGCAGCGCACAGGCCATCGCCACGTTGTCACGCGCGACCGCCGTGATGATGTCTTCGATCTGCTGCGCCAACTGATCGGTTTCCAGAGGCTTGTAGCCCTGGGCCCGCCCCGGCATGTCACCACGATGCTCGATCAGCACCGCCAGCAGGTTGCGCGACTGGAAGCCGAGGTATTCGCAGTCGCGATGCAGCGCATATTCGCCGCCCCAGTGCTCCAGGCGGCTGCGGACATACTCACCGAACGTATCAAGCTGCATGGGGGGCTTCTCCTTTGAGGGACGACGGGGCCGGACCGAACACATCCGGGCGCAGGGTTTCGCGGCGCACGGCGCCTGCAGTGGCCAGCTCGATGCGCCGGCACAGTCGCGCGCCGGGCAGCTTGTGGCCGCGGGCGATCATGTAGAGGGTCCGCAGCGCGCAACCGGTCTGGTGGGCCAGGCGGCGCATGACGGGGCAGCTGGGGGTGCCGTAGCCCCCTTGGGAGATGGCGTAGTCGATGAGGTTCATGGCCCACACATTACCGTCAAGGTAATGGGTAGTCAATACCGTTTTGGTCATTTGCTGGATTGGTAATGCAGCGCACCATCTACAGATGGACGCCAGTACCGCTCGCACCCTCAACATGCGCCTACGCGTGGCCGCCGCCGGCGGCCCGGCCGAATGGGCCCGCCTGTTCGGTGGCACCCGCTGGGCGCAGCCCCAGGTCAGCCAGTGGATTTCCGAGAGCAATCCGAAGAGCATCGGCCATCGTCTTGCGCGCGATCTTGAATCAGTGATGCAGCTTCCGCATGGAACGCTGGATCGCGTCGATCAGGACGGAGACGTGTCGCTTCAGTCTCAATCTACGGGACTGGATTTCGCGAAAATGAGCGCTGCGGTCAAGGTGCTTTCGCACTACCTGGAGCTGGTCGGCGATCCACCGGAATGGATCTACGATCCCGTGCTGCTGGAGACCGCATTCATGGTCGTGGACGAGTTCGGTCAGCCCTCTGCGCCGGACAATGTGCTCGACCTGACGAAGCTTCTGGCAAGACGGATCAGGGAGGCAAAGGATGACTCACACGCGACTCGAGGAGCTCGCACAGCGGTTGGCCGCTAGGACCCAGGAACTGCGCGGCGAGCGCAACCCGGCGCCGGCATTGCGGGTGGTGGCGGGAGACGCACATGGGGTCCGCGGGGAGAGGCGCATGGACGCGATCATGCGCGAGTGGCATTGCCGCATGATCCGCAACGTACGCCGGCGCTGGGGCGAGCCCATGCAGCATGTGATCGACCAGGCATGTTGCGGTGTGGTCAACATCGAGCAGCTTGCCGACGACGCACTGATCCAGTTGCACAAGGACATGGAGCGCGCGGAGGAGTGCATTCGCGAGGGCATTTCCTTCCACGACGCCGGGCTGTTGCGCGCGCATTACGGCTGACAGCGGCCCTGACCGGCCGGCAACGGCCGGCTTAGGTCACGCACTCATTACCAAAAGTTACCTAAACATTACCATTTAGGCGCAGAAATTGACGCAGACGGCATGGCGCCAACAGTGATGGGAGCGCGTGCAAAGCGCCCCTTTCCCGCGACTGCCGACCTGATGCCGCACGCTGCCAGCGGGTCAGTACCCGGGAGCCTATGGCACCTGCAGCACCGTGTCGTTGCTGCGGCACTTCCGCGCATTGCAGACGTGCTTTCGAGGGGGCAATAAAAAAGGCGCCCCATGGGCGCCTTGATCATCACTGCAATGGTGGGCCGTGAAGGATTCGAACCTTCGACCAAAAGATTAAAAGTCTTCTGCTCTACCGACTGAGCTAACGGCCCGCTGCATTGCCCCGGCCTTTCGGCGGGGTCCGCATTCTACCCTACTTTGCCGGGCCACGCGAAACTCCGGCGTGTCGCGGCTGCCGGCCAGCGGCCGGTACTACCCCGCTTAAACCTTCCGGGCCTTCCTCGCATCCCATCCATGTTCACCACCCGGAGCCACGGATGCGCCTCACTTGCTGTCTGATCGCCATCCTGCTGTTGCCCTGCACAGCATTGGCCTCCCAATCACAGGTCGTCACCGACGACATCGCCCGCTTCTGGGCCACCTATGATGCGGTGCGCGCCGAGCCTGATGCCGAACGCCGGGTGGCGCTGGTCCAGCAACGCTACATCGATCCCGGCAGCCCCGGGCTGCATGCGCTGATGCAGGTCCGCCACTACACCGCCCGCGAATACGCCGAGGCCATGCAGTCATGGCCTCGTTTCTGGACCTCGGTACGACCCTTGACTGCGAACGCTCAGCAGGCCAGCGCCACGCTGGAGCGGGACCTGGACGCGTTCCGCGCGCTCTACCCTGCACTGCGCCCGGCCACCATCACCTACGCGATTGGCGTGCTGCGTACCGGCGGCACCACGCTGGGCGACAAGGTGTTGATTGGCGCGGAGATGGCGCTGGGCGATGAGCGCGTGGACGTAAGCGAGCTGCCCAAGCCGATGCGCGGCCGCCTGCGGATCTTCTACGACAGCCGCCCCGGTGCGAACAACGCGCAGAACAACCTGCACGAGTACGTGCATACCCAGCAGCGCGAGACCACCGGCAGTCTGGCCCAGTACGCAGTGCGCGAAGGCGTGGCCGAATACGTGGCAGAGCGCATCAGCGGGCGCCGTCCAGCACTGCCGCTGTACACCTATGGGCCCGCGCACGAAGGGGAAATCCGCACGCGGTTCCTTGCGGAGATGC
The sequence above is a segment of the Stenotrophomonas maltophilia genome. Coding sequences within it:
- a CDS encoding YdaS family helix-turn-helix protein codes for the protein MNLIDYAISQGGYGTPSCPVMRRLAHQTGCALRTLYMIARGHKLPGARLCRRIELATAGAVRRETLRPDVFGPAPSSLKGEAPHAA
- a CDS encoding DUF2268 domain-containing putative Zn-dependent protease (predicted Zn-dependent protease with a strongly conserved HExxH motif) translates to MRLTCCLIAILLLPCTALASQSQVVTDDIARFWATYDAVRAEPDAERRVALVQQRYIDPGSPGLHALMQVRHYTAREYAEAMQSWPRFWTSVRPLTANAQQASATLERDLDAFRALYPALRPATITYAIGVLRTGGTTLGDKVLIGAEMALGDERVDVSELPKPMRGRLRIFYDSRPGANNAQNNLHEYVHTQQRETTGSLAQYAVREGVAEYVAERISGRRPALPLYTYGPAHEGEIRTRFLAEMHGDNLDNWLYNSARNPFGVSDLGYYAGYRIAQEYMRRQADEKAGIARMIELDYADPKAVRDFIEASGWLQAR